GGGGGATCCACTGTTCGTCATGATCACGAACGAGGGGAGCGCTGTTGTAATGAATGTGGGCTTGTGATTGAGGGAGCAATGCTCGACACAGGCCCCGAGTGGCGAGCGTTCGATGCAACCGAGCGCCAGCAGAAATCCCGTGTCGGTGCGCCTGTCACACGGACGCTCCACGATAAGGGGTTGACAACAGCTATTGGATGGCAAAATAAGGATGGGAACGGCCGAATGCTTTCCACAAAGCAACAAAAGAAGATGCATCGACTTCGTACGTGGCACGAACGGAGTCGCACCGCGAACAACAGGGAGCGAAATCTCCAGTTCGCACTCTCAGAAATAGACCGCATGGCCAGTGCCCTCGGCGTTCCAAAATCGATGCGTGAAATAGCGTCTGTGTTGTACCGGCGCGCGCTGAACGAGGATCTCATTCGGGGACGCTCCATTGAGGGCATCGCTACCGCGATGCTCTATGTGGCCTGTCGTCAGGAGGGATTTCCCCGAAGCCTCGACGAACTGACCGAGGTGTCGCGTGTCGATCGTTCGGAGATTGCCCGGACGTATCGATACGTCGCGCGCGAACTTGCGTTAGCGTTGGAACCCGCCGATCCGAGACAGTATATTCCTCGTTTTTGCTCTGCACTTGAACTTCCTAAAGCGGTTCAATCGAAAGCCATCGAGATCTGTACCACCACTGCCGAGGAAGGACTTCTGTCCGGGAAATCCCCAACAGGATACGCTGCAGCAGCTATCTACACTGCTTCACATCTCTGTGATGAGGAGACGACACAGAGCGATATCGCCAGCGTTGCTCAAGTAACAGAAGTCACTATCCGAAAGCGGTACCACGAACAGATCGATGCGATTGGTCTCTCGATAGACGTTTGAGTTACTCCGGTGGCAACCAGAAGGTGCTGTCTGCAGGCCGAATTGATTGGTTGCCTCCGCGATTCCAACGCCTATTCTTGTGCGATCCGGGTAATCTTTCGTGATCCACACTCCGAGCACTGTTCGTATTGCTCACTGAAGCGCATGCCACAGTCCTCGCATTGATAGACTTCGTACTCTTCGGCCGCTTCCTTTGCATCAGTTTTGAATTGTTCGACCTGACGGCCGAGTTTCCGAAACAGACCCATTATAGTTCCGACGAATGGATGCCAGCACAATAAGTGTTCGTCGTCACCAACGTAGTGTCGATTCGTGCCAACA
The nucleotide sequence above comes from Halocatena marina. Encoded proteins:
- a CDS encoding transcription initiation factor IIB family protein, with amino-acid sequence MTKSSGQRQYDHQTSSEFIDRESIECPECGGSTVRHDHERGERCCNECGLVIEGAMLDTGPEWRAFDATERQQKSRVGAPVTRTLHDKGLTTAIGWQNKDGNGRMLSTKQQKKMHRLRTWHERSRTANNRERNLQFALSEIDRMASALGVPKSMREIASVLYRRALNEDLIRGRSIEGIATAMLYVACRQEGFPRSLDELTEVSRVDRSEIARTYRYVARELALALEPADPRQYIPRFCSALELPKAVQSKAIEICTTTAEEGLLSGKSPTGYAAAAIYTASHLCDEETTQSDIASVAQVTEVTIRKRYHEQIDAIGLSIDV